Below is a genomic region from Syngnathus typhle isolate RoL2023-S1 ecotype Sweden linkage group LG3, RoL_Styp_1.0, whole genome shotgun sequence.
TGTTGATGGCGCGAGGAGCACCTGATGATGAGGACGATCAGGTAGGATCTAACGAAGGGGAGGAGGATCTGATAGAACCTGTTGGAAGCGATGAGGAAGAATCCGATGACGAGGAGGAGTATGAGGAAGAATCCGATGACGACGAGGAGTATGAGGAAGAATCCGATGACGACGACGAGGGGCCACATGATGAAGATGAGGCGGTCGAGGTCCAGTCAACGGCCTTGAGGAGAGACGAGACGAAAAAAGGTAAAGGACATCTTTTGTTTCAACTCCAGATGAAAGGCTTCAGCCTGAGCACAAACGTTGCAACGTGTTCCTCAAAACCATCAAACGGTGGACGGAAGGCTCACAAAAGATGACATGGATTTGCACGGAAGAAGGGCCACTTTCAATCAATCCATTTTCTGCTGGCGTTCGTTCCATTTGCTCTCGGCCCAATCTGAAGCGCGGTCTGTGTTTTTGGCTGCCGTCGTCCAGACTTGTCGGCCCTGCCGTTCGAGGACGTCCTGAAACTGCAGAGCTGCGCGGGCACCAAAGCGTTGGACCGGGACGCCCGCGGCGCTCGGCCCTCGTGCAAGCGCCTCAACAAGAACAGGTGGGCTGGCGTCAAGTCTAAGTCTAAGCCACAGCCGTCTGTCTTGCTTCTTTCTTGACGTCTTTTCTTCCTTCTGCAGGCCCGCTGAGGTCTCCGCCAAGAAACGGGCGCCCTTCCTTCGCCAGGTGGTCCCCGTCAAGAAGGCGGTGAGTGGGCGAGCGCGGCCCCGCCCCTTCCGTGCCAATTCTTTTCTCTTCCATTTTCCTGGCCAAAGCGCAAGTCGGACCTTGGAGAGTGACTTCCAAACATTGCGTTTGTCTTGCAGACGGCCAGGGACCCTCGCTTCGACGACCTGTCAGGGGAGTACAAGGCGGACATCTTTGACAAGACCTACAGCTTCATCCACGACATCAGACGGCACGAAACGCAGGTACGGCGCCCTTAGCCTTTTCTTGGCTCAAATAGGCCAGGTGTTGAAGTGGTTCAGTCACTTGTTTTTTATTGAGATCACTTTATGAAGGGGGGGACAATCTCACTAGCATTTCAGCACCTTTCCAAATTGTCTGTTTGAGAAGCAAGCCCAAAAAACGCTTTGTTGCTCTCAGGTGATCCAAAAGCAGTTGAAGAAGAGCAAGAACGCCGACAAGAAAGAGCAGCTCAACGGCCTCCTCAGGAAGATGGTGAGTGTCCTCGCTTgcgcgccggccggccggccggccggcccagcGTTTGCCTTTGTCACCATCGCGTCGTTGTCCCGCCCGCCAGGCCGATCGGGAGCGAGCGCGGCAGAGTCGGGAACGACAGCGGGCCGGCGAGCTTCAGCACAAGAAGGAGCAGAGGGAACGGGCCCAGAGTGGCCATCGCCCCTTCTTCCTCAGCAAATGTACGTATGGCGCAAAAACACAGAGGCTGGCAAGAAGATTTGCAAAAGATAACTGGCGTCGCTTTGACCTTGTCCCGTTTCCAGCCGAGCAAAAGAAGCTGCGTCTGGCGGACAGGTTCTCGGCGCTGAAGACCAGCGGCAAGCTGGATGCCTTCATGGGCAAGAAGAGGAAGCGCAA
It encodes:
- the rrp36 gene encoding ribosomal RNA processing protein 36 homolog, yielding MADGRRGGHREERNSLMLMARGAPDDEDDQVGSNEGEEDLIEPVGSDEEESDDEEEYEEESDDDEEYEEESDDDDEGPHDEDEAVEVQSTALRRDETKKDLSALPFEDVLKLQSCAGTKALDRDARGARPSCKRLNKNRPAEVSAKKRAPFLRQVVPVKKATARDPRFDDLSGEYKADIFDKTYSFIHDIRRHETQVIQKQLKKSKNADKKEQLNGLLRKMADRERARQSRERQRAGELQHKKEQRERAQSGHRPFFLSKSEQKKLRLADRFSALKTSGKLDAFMGKKRKRNAGKDRRKLPWRQQAGEQSTPRGGQRP